From Helicoverpa armigera isolate CAAS_96S chromosome 17, ASM3070526v1, whole genome shotgun sequence, one genomic window encodes:
- the LOC126056274 gene encoding uncharacterized protein LOC126056274 yields the protein MVVTRKLKYDVPLLSMGGVAIGMSQEIKILGLTVDHKLTFNTHVANSGKGELGSTQVIRSIYTAAVEPVILYAASAWAPAAKKVGVQKHLNSVQRGFAQKLCGAYRTVSLHSALVLAGLLPLDLRIQEAAALYEMKKGVTSLAGREVERVVAFADTPHPAKHTAMGFVSLVDQSHVETHNSQEIRFFTDGSKIEGKVGAALSLWDREAEIKSSKLSLPSCCTVYQAELLAICVATRQILRRREGTFGIYSDSKAALQTVTNQSALHALAVEARANLSVALSQGKVTSLFWVKAHAGLEGNERADHLAKEAALKNKTRPDYDLCPVSFVKRQIRLESLGEWNRRYGNGATAGVTKIFLPDAADAYRIVRKILPRGVITQVLTGHGGFSEYLHRFKCKENPSCICDPSAIESVPHIILECPIFSRERWTLEQELDIELSLQNICHIMNKRKVREKFLEYAETIANKIIRRNKEA from the exons ATGGTCGTAACCAGGAAGCTAAAGTACGATGTCCCCCTCCTGAGCATGGGCGGGGTCGCCATTGGCATGTCTCAAGAAATCAAGATACTGGGGCTAACCGTGGACCACAAGCTCACCTTCAACACGCACGTCGCAAAT AGCGGCAAAGGTGAGCTGGGGTCTACCCAGGTGATCCGCAGCATCTACACGGCGGCGGTGGAGCCGGTGATCCTTTACGCGGCCAGTGCCTGGGCGCCAGCAGCCAAGAAAGTCGGTGTGCAAAAGCACCTAAACTCGGTCCAGCGAGGGTTCGCTCAGAAGCTGTGTGGAGCCTACCGCACCGTCTCACTGCATTCGGCACTTGTGCTGGCGGGGTTGCTCCCGCTCGACCTTAGAATACAGGAAGCAGCCGCGCTGTACGAAATGAAAAAGGGAGTGACCTCGCTGGCTGGTCGTGAGGTGGAACGGGTGGTAGCGTTCGCAGATACGCCGCACCCGGCGAAACATACGGCCATGGGGTTCGTGAGTTTGGTAGACCAGTCACATGTGGAAACCCACAACAGCCAGGAGATACGGTTCTTCACAGACGGCAGCAAGATCGAGGGCAAGGTCGGCGCAGCACTCTCCCTTTGGGATAGAGAGGCCGAGATCAAGTCCTCGAAACTCAGTCTGCCGTCTTGCTGTACTGTCTACCAGGCAGAACTCCTGGCCATATGCGTAGCCACCAGGCAAATACTGCGGCGCCGGGAGGGCACTTTTGGCATATACAGCGACTCGAAAGCAGCCCTGCAAACGGTCACCAACCAGAGTGCCCTCCACGCCCTGGCAGTGGAAGCAAGGGCGAACCTCAGTGTGGCTTTATCCCAGGGCAAAGTTACATCCTTGTTCTGGGTAAAGGCACACGCTGGACTGGAGGGGAATGAGCGCGCCGACCACCTGGCCAAGGAAGCGGCTTTAAAGAACAAAACCAGGCCAGATTACGACCTCTGCCCGGTTTCATTCGTCAAGCGGCAGATCCGATTGGAGTCGCTGGGCGAATGGAATCGGAGATACGGAAACGGAGCGACAGCGGGGGTCACAAAGATCTTCTTGCCGGACGCTGCGGACGCGTACAGGATCGTCAGAAAAATTCTGCCACGTGGGGTAATAACACAAGTGCTGACGGGGCACGGCGGGTTCTCCGAATACTTGCACCGCTTCAAGTGTAAGGAGAACCCATCGTGCATCTGCGACCCCAGTGCGATCGAGTCTGTCCCCCATATCATCCTAGAATGCCCTATCTTCTCGCGAGAACGGTGGACACTGGAACAGGAGTTAGACATAGAGCTGAGCCTACAAAATATTTGCCACATAATGAATAAACGGAAGGTTCGAGAAAAATTTTTAGAGTATGCCGAAACAATTGCAAATAAAATCATACGTAGGAACAAAGAAGCCTGA